A single Thermoanaerobacterium sp. RBIITD DNA region contains:
- a CDS encoding NAD(P)H-binding protein, giving the protein MHRFAFIIHPIEYEDVSRKFKVMNKLPRKIVEGFTRMLPPLKVSEITGVKSKFAQTEGYFVAVPLISDQMMSLPEEYVLKKIVKAGKIAEKLGAEIVGLGALTSVVGDAGITVAKNLNIAVTSGNSYTIATAIEGTKKAAEMMGKDIRDSEVVVIGATGSIGKVCAEILSRDAKYMTLVARNKERLENFKDYLMTKTGMAARVTSDVKEALKSADIVVTVTSAVDTVIKPEYLKPGAVVCDVARPRDVSKEVADARNDVLVIEGGVVEVPGDVDFHFNFGFPPKTSYACMAETMILAMEGRIENYSLGRDLTVEQVDTIAKLAKKHGFKLGGFRSFERAVSQETIENVKKNAIRRLKENKFSAV; this is encoded by the coding sequence ATGCATAGATTTGCATTTATAATACACCCGATTGAATATGAAGATGTTAGCAGAAAATTTAAGGTTATGAATAAATTGCCACGAAAGATTGTGGAAGGTTTTACAAGGATGCTTCCACCACTCAAAGTATCTGAGATTACCGGTGTTAAAAGTAAATTTGCTCAAACAGAAGGGTACTTCGTAGCTGTACCACTTATATCAGACCAAATGATGAGTCTACCTGAAGAATATGTGTTGAAAAAAATAGTAAAAGCTGGCAAGATAGCCGAAAAGCTAGGTGCCGAGATCGTAGGACTAGGTGCACTGACATCTGTTGTCGGTGACGCAGGTATCACTGTCGCAAAAAATTTAAATATTGCGGTAACATCTGGTAACAGCTATACAATTGCCACAGCTATTGAGGGAACGAAAAAAGCGGCTGAAATGATGGGAAAAGATATAAGGGATTCTGAAGTTGTTGTAATCGGTGCGACAGGTTCAATCGGCAAGGTTTGCGCAGAGATACTATCGAGGGATGCTAAGTATATGACATTAGTTGCCAGAAATAAAGAAAGGCTTGAAAATTTTAAGGATTACCTCATGACAAAAACTGGAATGGCAGCAAGGGTCACCTCTGATGTCAAAGAAGCATTGAAAAGCGCTGATATAGTTGTAACGGTGACAAGTGCGGTTGACACTGTAATAAAACCGGAATATTTAAAACCTGGTGCTGTAGTATGTGATGTTGCAAGGCCGAGGGATGTTTCTAAGGAAGTTGCTGATGCGAGAAATGATGTCCTCGTCATAGAAGGTGGTGTTGTAGAAGTACCTGGCGATGTTGACTTTCACTTTAATTTTGGATTTCCTCCTAAAACAAGTTATGCATGTATGGCAGAAACCATGATACTTGCTATGGAAGGTAGAATTGAGAATTATTCACTTGGAAGAGACTTAACAGTAGAACAGGTTGATACAATAGCAAAGCTTGCAAAAAAGCACGGTTTCAAGCTTGGAGGATTTAGAAGCTTTGAGAGGGCTGTATCACAAGAAACAATAGAAAATGTCAAGAAAAATGCTATAAGAAGGTTAAAAGAAAATAAATTCAGTGCTGTTTGA
- a CDS encoding quinate 5-dehydrogenase, protein MKRIVSVSVGSSTRNNKVETEIMGEKFIIERIGTDGDMKKAIELIKDLDGKVDAFGMGGIDLYLYAGTKRYVIKDAVPLKNAAKKSPIVDGSGLKNTLERRVIKYIHDNNIVNIEGKKVLIVSAMDRFGMTQAFYEYGANLTMGDIIFALGIPIPLHSLKLLYGLAAIIAPIIVKMPFEMLYPTGDKQLSINSKKYARFYNDADIIAGDYLYIKKYMPENMKDKIIVTNTVTKDDVKMLKERGVKLLITTTPNLNGRSFGTNVMEGVLISLAGKKQDEMTPDDYNDLLDKIGFEPWIEHLNEKATV, encoded by the coding sequence ATGAAGAGGATAGTGAGTGTAAGCGTTGGCTCATCAACCAGAAACAACAAAGTTGAAACGGAAATAATGGGTGAGAAATTTATAATTGAAAGAATTGGCACAGATGGTGATATGAAAAAGGCAATAGAACTTATTAAAGATTTAGATGGAAAAGTGGATGCCTTTGGTATGGGTGGGATTGACCTTTATCTATATGCGGGGACAAAAAGGTATGTCATAAAAGATGCAGTGCCGCTAAAAAATGCGGCCAAAAAGTCACCAATTGTTGATGGTTCAGGTTTAAAGAATACCCTTGAGAGGAGGGTAATAAAATATATTCATGACAATAATATAGTTAATATAGAAGGTAAAAAAGTTCTTATAGTAAGTGCGATGGACAGATTTGGAATGACACAAGCCTTTTATGAGTACGGTGCTAATCTTACAATGGGTGACATTATATTTGCTCTTGGCATTCCCATTCCACTACATTCATTGAAGCTTTTATATGGTTTAGCTGCTATTATCGCACCTATCATTGTAAAGATGCCATTTGAGATGCTATACCCGACAGGGGATAAGCAGCTTTCGATAAATAGCAAAAAATATGCAAGATTTTACAATGATGCGGACATAATAGCAGGTGATTATCTATATATAAAGAAATACATGCCAGAAAATATGAAGGATAAGATAATTGTAACAAATACTGTCACAAAAGATGATGTAAAGATGCTTAAAGAAAGAGGGGTAAAGCTATTGATAACAACGACACCAAATTTAAATGGTAGATCTTTCGGTACTAATGTCATGGAAGGCGTTTTGATATCACTCGCAGGGAAAAAGCAAGATGAAATGACACCTGATGATTACAATGACTTGCTTGATAAAATTGGATTTGAACCATGGATAGAACATTTGAATGAGAAAGCAACAGTTTAA
- a CDS encoding transcriptional regulator, with protein sequence MNFVKIGEKTINLEKLHNTIDKMIEMRVNGFSQQETATKFKVDRSFISRLENIGEVRKGGSIAVVGFPIKNKEEIDKLLKDYGVDFTLLLSEKERLGIADKMTGVELFNTVMDLIAKIQSYDTVIFLGSDKRTKLIEAIFDREVICIDIGHSPLTEDVFVKPQLIMDILNTLRR encoded by the coding sequence ATGAATTTTGTTAAGATAGGTGAAAAGACTATAAATCTCGAAAAGCTACATAATACAATTGATAAAATGATAGAGATGAGGGTAAACGGATTTTCTCAGCAGGAAACCGCGACAAAATTTAAAGTTGATAGAAGTTTTATATCAAGGCTTGAAAATATAGGTGAAGTAAGGAAGGGAGGCAGTATTGCCGTTGTTGGCTTTCCGATAAAGAATAAAGAGGAGATTGATAAGTTATTAAAAGATTACGGTGTCGATTTTACATTACTATTGTCCGAGAAAGAAAGACTTGGAATAGCAGATAAGATGACGGGTGTGGAATTATTTAACACAGTTATGGACCTTATTGCAAAAATACAGTCATATGATACGGTGATTTTTCTCGGTTCTGACAAAAGAACTAAGCTCATTGAGGCTATTTTTGACAGGGAAGTCATTTGCATTGATATTGGTCACTCACCACTTACTGAAGATGTTTTTGTAAAACCGCAATTGATAATGGATATTTTAAATACTTTAAGGAGATGA
- the lysS gene encoding lysine--tRNA ligase, translating into MTNTNDVNNSENLNELLQIRRNKLNELKNLGVEPYGIDRFDRTNMTSDIKNDYDNYEGKMVTIAGRIMSKRGHGKASFADLQDRDGRIQLYFKLDILGEKNYEIFKILDIGDIIGVTGEVFKSKTGEVTIRVKDFKLLSKSLQILPDKWHGLKDPDLRYRQRYVDLIINPDVKETFIKRTAIIKAIREFLDNRGFIEVETPILHTIAGGAAARPFITHHNALDINMYLRIALELHLKRLIVGGLEKVYEMGRVFRNEGMDIRHNPEFTLLELYEAYTDYHGMMDITENLFAYVAEKVNGSKKIIYQGTEIDLTPPWRRLSMVDAIKEFLDIDFDKVATDEEAIEIAKKNRLEVKDGMKKGDVIALVFDELCERYLVQPTFIIDYPVEISPLAKRKHDNPALTSRFEAFIYGREIANAFSELNDPIDQKERFIEQLKQREAGNEEAHMMDDDFINALEVGMPPTGGLGIGIDRLIMFMTDAYSIRDVILFPTMKPKTEQDEVENEK; encoded by the coding sequence ATGACGAATACAAATGATGTTAATAACAGTGAAAATCTTAATGAGCTACTGCAGATTAGAAGAAATAAACTAAATGAGCTTAAGAATCTTGGTGTTGAGCCATACGGGATAGATAGATTTGACAGGACTAATATGACATCGGACATAAAAAACGATTACGATAACTATGAAGGCAAGATGGTAACTATAGCTGGTCGTATTATGTCTAAAAGGGGTCATGGGAAGGCATCTTTTGCTGACTTGCAGGACAGGGATGGCAGAATCCAGCTATATTTTAAGCTTGATATACTAGGTGAAAAAAATTACGAGATATTTAAGATACTCGACATTGGAGATATTATAGGCGTTACGGGAGAGGTATTTAAGTCAAAAACCGGTGAAGTAACAATAAGAGTAAAAGATTTTAAGCTTTTATCAAAGTCCCTCCAGATTTTGCCAGATAAATGGCACGGCCTTAAAGACCCTGATTTAAGGTATAGACAAAGATATGTTGACCTTATAATAAATCCGGATGTAAAAGAAACATTTATAAAGAGGACTGCTATTATAAAAGCTATAAGAGAGTTTCTTGATAATAGAGGATTTATAGAAGTTGAGACGCCGATTCTTCATACTATTGCAGGCGGTGCTGCTGCAAGGCCATTTATTACACATCATAATGCGCTTGACATTAATATGTATTTGAGAATCGCTTTAGAGCTTCATTTAAAGAGGCTTATTGTCGGAGGATTGGAAAAAGTCTATGAAATGGGAAGGGTATTCCGAAATGAAGGCATGGATATAAGGCACAATCCGGAATTTACTCTCTTGGAATTATATGAGGCATATACTGATTATCATGGCATGATGGATATAACAGAAAATTTATTTGCATATGTGGCAGAAAAGGTCAATGGCAGCAAAAAGATTATATACCAAGGGACAGAAATAGACTTAACACCACCATGGAGAAGGCTTTCTATGGTTGATGCTATAAAGGAATTCCTTGATATAGATTTTGACAAGGTAGCAACAGATGAAGAAGCAATTGAGATTGCTAAGAAAAATCGCCTTGAAGTAAAAGACGGTATGAAAAAAGGCGATGTTATTGCACTCGTGTTTGATGAACTGTGTGAAAGATATCTTGTACAGCCGACATTTATTATAGATTATCCTGTAGAGATATCGCCCCTTGCTAAGAGAAAACATGATAACCCAGCATTGACATCAAGGTTTGAGGCATTTATCTATGGAAGAGAAATTGCTAATGCCTTTTCAGAATTAAATGATCCGATAGATCAGAAAGAAAGATTTATAGAGCAGTTAAAGCAAAGGGAAGCAGGCAATGAAGAGGCACATATGATGGACGATGATTTTATTAATGCACTTGAAGTTGGCATGCCTCCAACAGGTGGGCTTGGCATAGGCATTGACAGGCTTATAATGTTCATGACAGATGCATATTCCATAAGGGATGTCATACTTTTTCCGACAATGAAGCCAAAGACAGAGCAAGATGAGGTAGAAAATGAAAAATAA
- a CDS encoding endospore germination permease, translating into MFKNLLNLESAVEKNISIKQFIYLIITIVLSTATIFLPSIVAAKAAQDSWISVFIATAFSIPVFFLYYKLAYMFKDRIIFSYIEDILGGFLGKIVSFLYQLFFLHIATIMLRELIDIMRAAFMPKTPPIVFSIVTMIVVAYAVTKGFIAIVRMNEIIFPFGMALLGFVIFFSLPYVKMGNFLPILEYGIVPPIKGSIPLISWMLESVVLLAIFPHISDSKKAFKGGIIALLLICFALLLGVFAIGIFGAKTTADFKFAALEMTRIIRLSNYFSRLDSIIMAIWIEGIYLKITIFTYIISKGFAETLKYSDYRYAVLPIVTIMVPLSILISLNIDELYNFMDRIFPYEMFVFEIFLPLFIYFIAKIKKLDKNNNVQRKT; encoded by the coding sequence ATGTTCAAAAATTTATTAAATCTAGAATCCGCAGTAGAAAAAAATATTTCTATAAAACAGTTTATTTATCTTATAATTACAATAGTTTTATCAACAGCTACAATTTTTTTACCATCAATTGTGGCTGCGAAAGCTGCACAGGATTCATGGATATCTGTATTTATTGCAACTGCATTTAGTATCCCAGTTTTTTTTCTTTATTATAAACTAGCTTACATGTTTAAAGATAGAATAATTTTTTCATATATTGAAGATATATTAGGTGGCTTTTTGGGAAAAATTGTATCTTTTTTATATCAATTGTTTTTTTTGCATATTGCAACTATAATGCTTCGTGAACTTATAGATATAATGAGAGCAGCATTTATGCCTAAGACACCACCTATTGTATTCTCTATTGTTACAATGATTGTAGTAGCATATGCTGTAACAAAGGGATTCATCGCGATTGTAAGAATGAATGAGATAATATTTCCTTTTGGTATGGCACTTTTAGGTTTCGTTATTTTTTTCTCACTACCATATGTAAAAATGGGAAATTTTCTGCCAATACTAGAATATGGGATAGTCCCGCCTATAAAAGGTTCTATCCCATTAATATCATGGATGCTTGAAAGTGTAGTCCTCCTTGCCATTTTCCCACATATCTCCGATAGCAAAAAAGCTTTTAAAGGTGGTATAATCGCTCTTTTATTAATCTGCTTCGCACTTCTACTTGGTGTATTTGCAATTGGTATTTTTGGTGCTAAAACGACGGCAGATTTTAAATTTGCTGCACTTGAAATGACTCGTATAATAAGATTAAGCAATTATTTTTCAAGGCTTGATTCTATAATAATGGCTATATGGATAGAAGGGATTTATCTAAAGATAACTATATTTACATATATAATTTCGAAGGGTTTTGCAGAAACATTAAAATACTCTGATTATAGATATGCCGTACTTCCAATCGTTACAATTATGGTTCCGCTTTCCATTCTTATATCTTTAAATATCGATGAACTATATAATTTCATGGATAGAATATTCCCATATGAAATGTTTGTTTTTGAAATTTTTCTTCCGCTTTTCATCTACTTCATAGCGAAAATTAAAAAGCTGGACAAAAACAATAATGTCCAGCGAAAAACATAA
- the greA gene encoding transcription elongation factor GreA: MGKQVILTYDGLKKLEEELDYLKSVKRPEVAEKIKQARAFGDLSENSEYDEAKNEQAFVEGRIATIEAMLRNAQVIDEEDITVDKVSVGCTVKVYDEEFKENVEYTIVGSTEADPVNNKISDESPIGKALIGKKVGETVTVEVPAGIIKLKVIEIHK; encoded by the coding sequence ATGGGAAAGCAAGTAATCTTGACTTATGATGGTTTAAAAAAGTTAGAGGAAGAATTAGACTATCTAAAGTCTGTTAAAAGGCCTGAAGTTGCAGAGAAGATAAAACAGGCACGTGCATTTGGTGACCTAAGTGAAAATTCAGAGTATGACGAAGCAAAGAATGAGCAGGCATTTGTTGAAGGAAGAATTGCAACTATAGAAGCTATGCTAAGGAATGCACAAGTTATCGATGAGGAAGACATAACAGTTGATAAGGTTAGTGTCGGATGCACAGTTAAGGTTTATGACGAAGAATTCAAAGAAAACGTAGAATACACGATAGTAGGATCGACTGAAGCAGACCCGGTAAATAATAAGATTTCAGATGAATCACCTATAGGAAAGGCACTAATAGGCAAGAAGGTAGGAGAAACTGTCACTGTTGAGGTTCCAGCTGGTATTATAAAACTTAAAGTAATTGAAATACACAAATAA
- a CDS encoding spore germination protein: MRERINDLQEQYKEMLLYDDLNKNIDIFRTILKANSDMIFREFSIGDKKIKGFLMCLDGMVDKMVINDNIIEPIIIETRKLNGSALTKKQVYESLWDYFITTADIKEKTKIGDIIDSVLDGDTALVIDGVEKSIIISTRGWQGRSISEPTSEATVRGPKEAFVETLRINTSMLRRRIKNPNFIIESMKIGKYTKTNVAIAYIKDVAKNEVVDEVKKRLNKIDIDGIIDSGYLEEFIEDNPFSPFPQVEHSERPDKVAAEILEGRVAIISDGSPNVLIVPTVFVQFFQSAEDYYERYFISTLLRILRLASMFLSLLLPSIYVAAVTYHQEMIPSPLAISVAAQREGVPFPALLEAFFMEFFFEILREAGIRLPMQVGQAVSIVGALVIGQAAVQAGLVSAAMVIVVAMTGIASFSIPAFNVAITFRLLRFIMLVAAGTLGFFGIIMVLMMILAHMSSLESFGVPYLSPLAPSNAREFNDVFIRIPWWAKILRPRQIVNKNVKRQKYTKN; the protein is encoded by the coding sequence ATGAGAGAAAGAATTAATGATTTACAGGAACAATATAAAGAAATGTTATTATATGATGATTTAAATAAAAATATAGACATATTTAGGACAATATTAAAGGCAAATAGCGATATGATATTCCGTGAATTCAGTATAGGAGATAAAAAAATAAAAGGCTTTTTAATGTGTCTCGATGGAATGGTTGATAAGATGGTAATAAATGATAATATCATAGAACCTATTATTATAGAAACAAGAAAACTGAATGGAAGTGCATTAACCAAAAAGCAAGTTTATGAATCATTATGGGATTATTTTATTACAACCGCTGACATAAAAGAAAAAACCAAAATTGGTGATATTATTGATAGCGTACTTGATGGTGACACGGCTCTTGTTATTGATGGGGTTGAAAAATCTATAATAATAAGTACTAGAGGATGGCAAGGAAGAAGCATTAGCGAACCTACTTCCGAAGCGACTGTTAGAGGCCCGAAAGAAGCCTTTGTTGAAACGTTGAGGATTAATACTTCCATGCTAAGAAGGAGAATAAAAAACCCTAATTTTATAATAGAAAGTATGAAAATTGGTAAATATACGAAGACAAATGTCGCAATTGCATATATCAAAGATGTTGCAAAGAATGAAGTAGTAGACGAAGTCAAAAAGAGGCTTAATAAAATTGATATAGATGGAATTATTGATAGCGGATATCTTGAGGAATTCATTGAAGATAATCCTTTTTCACCGTTTCCACAAGTGGAGCATTCTGAAAGGCCTGATAAGGTCGCGGCAGAGATACTTGAAGGAAGGGTGGCGATAATATCTGATGGTTCACCGAATGTACTTATTGTACCGACTGTTTTTGTTCAATTTTTTCAATCTGCAGAAGACTATTATGAAAGGTACTTTATTTCAACATTGCTTAGAATATTGAGACTTGCATCGATGTTTTTGTCACTTTTGCTTCCATCGATATATGTAGCTGCCGTGACATACCACCAGGAAATGATACCATCGCCACTAGCTATTTCTGTTGCAGCACAGAGGGAAGGTGTACCATTTCCTGCTCTCCTGGAGGCATTTTTTATGGAGTTTTTCTTTGAAATCTTAAGAGAAGCGGGAATAAGGCTTCCTATGCAAGTAGGTCAAGCCGTAAGCATAGTAGGTGCACTTGTCATAGGACAAGCGGCAGTTCAGGCAGGACTTGTATCTGCTGCAATGGTTATCGTCGTTGCTATGACAGGTATAGCATCATTTTCAATACCGGCTTTTAATGTTGCTATAACTTTTAGACTTCTAAGATTTATAATGCTTGTAGCTGCTGGTACTCTGGGATTTTTCGGCATAATCATGGTACTTATGATGATACTTGCCCATATGTCATCACTTGAATCCTTTGGTGTGCCATATCTATCACCACTTGCACCAAGCAATGCAAGAGAATTTAACGATGTATTTATAAGAATACCATGGTGGGCAAAGATTCTAAGACCACGTCAGATCGTTAACAAGAATGTCAAAAGACAGAAATATACGAAAAACTAA
- a CDS encoding Ger(x)C family spore germination protein produces the protein MKKLILVIIIISILLTGCWDKREINELAFVQGIGVDRDKNGMTDLTIQVLKPGALAGLAGGSGGGGGGGGGGAGKPYEVYDSKGVDFAKAYSNFNTELSRNLFLQHNEIIFIGENLAKSGIYEMLDFITRNPEFRRTSFLVVVTGGTLDDLMKLSRGIEKYPYREILGMIQNQRNTSSGYVCDINYLIETLETEKKQPIVGRLEIIKKNGKPQYARFLGASAFKNDKMIGFLDEEETKGIMWMTNLIKNASLVLDRGPNGEKAHTTFTISRSKADIIPHVNGDKVSFDVKIYEESNMVEQEVKYNLTDPKMIEKLQKLQEDKIKERIETALNTIQKKYKVDTVGFSDKLHKSDPKAWKKIKDKWDDIYPNVKINVSVKAVIRRSGLTSKPITPR, from the coding sequence ATGAAAAAATTAATTCTAGTTATAATAATTATTTCTATTCTTTTGACAGGTTGCTGGGATAAAAGAGAAATCAATGAACTTGCATTTGTTCAAGGTATAGGTGTTGATAGAGATAAAAATGGTATGACAGATCTTACTATCCAGGTTTTAAAGCCTGGTGCTTTAGCTGGATTGGCTGGTGGAAGCGGTGGAGGTGGAGGCGGCGGAGGCGGCGGTGCAGGAAAGCCATATGAAGTATACGACTCAAAAGGTGTAGATTTTGCAAAAGCATATTCTAATTTCAATACAGAGCTTTCAAGAAACCTTTTTCTCCAACACAATGAAATAATTTTTATAGGGGAGAACCTTGCTAAGTCTGGTATCTACGAAATGCTAGATTTTATAACAAGAAATCCAGAGTTTAGAAGGACATCTTTTTTGGTTGTTGTAACAGGTGGCACACTTGATGACCTTATGAAGCTTTCAAGGGGAATTGAAAAATATCCATATAGGGAAATCCTTGGCATGATACAAAACCAGAGGAATACTTCATCAGGCTACGTATGCGATATAAACTACCTTATAGAGACGCTAGAAACAGAAAAAAAACAGCCTATTGTTGGAAGATTAGAGATAATAAAAAAAAATGGCAAGCCTCAATATGCGAGATTTTTAGGTGCTTCTGCCTTTAAGAATGACAAGATGATTGGTTTTTTAGATGAAGAGGAAACAAAAGGTATAATGTGGATGACAAATTTAATAAAAAATGCGTCACTTGTACTTGATAGAGGACCTAATGGTGAAAAGGCCCATACGACATTTACTATATCAAGGTCAAAAGCAGATATAATACCACATGTAAATGGTGATAAAGTATCTTTTGATGTCAAGATATATGAAGAATCAAATATGGTTGAACAGGAAGTTAAATATAACCTTACAGATCCTAAAATGATTGAAAAACTCCAAAAACTTCAGGAGGACAAGATAAAAGAAAGGATAGAAACAGCATTAAATACAATACAGAAAAAGTATAAAGTTGATACTGTTGGATTTAGTGATAAGCTTCATAAATCAGATCCTAAAGCATGGAAAAAGATTAAAGATAAATGGGATGATATATACCCTAATGTAAAAATAAATGTAAGTGTTAAGGCTGTAATAAGAAGGTCTGGTCTGACATCAAAACCTATAACGCCGAGATAA